ACCGCCAGCGGATCCAGACGGCCTACGAGGAGATCGAGCGGTACGACAACCTCGACGAGAACACGGCCGAGACGGTCGAGGGCGCCGACGACACGCTGAAGGAGCTCGAGGCGCGGATCGCGGAGAAGCGCGTGGAGCTCGACCGGGTGGTCGAGGAGACGAAGACCGAGCAGGACCAGTACGAGGAGCAGCGCGCCGAGGCCGCCGAGGCCATCGACGAGCGCTACCTCCGCGCCTACGAGCGGCTCCGGACGCGCGTCCGCGACGGCCGCGCCGTGGTCCCGATCGAGCGCGGCGCCGCCGCCGGGTTCATGATCCCGCCGCAGCGCCAGGTCGAGGTCCGCCAGCGGGACCGGATCATCGTCTCGGAGCACGACGGGCGGATCGTGGTCGATGAGGCGCTCTTCGACGAGGTCTCCGCCGAGGCCTAACCCCCTCCGCCTCGACGCCGAGGCGAGCGAACTCACGAGATCCCCGAGCGGGCGCTGGCGCGAAGGCCGGCGCCCGCTCGTTTCTTAGGGGCGCGCCGGCCGGGCCGCCGCCCCGGGAGCGGTTCTTCGGAATCGGGTCCCGGGGAGGAACGTCCGGACACCGCAGGGCACCGTGCTTCCTAACAGGAAGGCGCTGACGCTTCGGCGTCGGTGACGGCACGTGCAACAGAAAACAGACCAGCCGATGGCTGACGGCTCGCGCCGCCGGCACAGGTGATGGGTGAAACGGTGGGGTAAGAGCCCACCAGCGCGGGCGGCGACGTCCGCGGCTGGGCAAACCCCACGGGGTGCAAGGCCACGCAGCGTCCGCCCCGGCTCCGGCCGGGAAAGGGTGCCCGCCCGAGGACGCGGGTAGGCCGCTCGAGGCCGCCGGCGACGGCGGTCCCAGATAGATGGCGGCACAGCGCCGCGGCTCCGACGGCCGCGGCGCGGACAGAATCCGGCGTACAGGCCGGCGCGCAGTCGGCACGAAGCCTCGCCTCCGGGCGGGGCTTCGTCGTTCCAGGCCTGTCCCTTCCGAGCCCGAGGTCGCCAGCCTCGTCGGTCGAGCGGACACAAAAAAGCCGCCCGGCGTGTCTGCCGGGCGGCTTCGGTCGGGAACGCGGAGGCTACTCCTGCGTCGGCGGGACGTCGGGGGCCGTCGGCGTGGCCGGGTTCGCCGTCGGGAGCTCGCCGCCCTGGGCCGGGGCCTCGATCGGCGCCGGGGCCGCCGAGGGGAGCTCGCCCGCCCGCTCCTGAAGGATCGACCCGCCGCCGCCCGCTCGCGGGATGAAGAACGTCGTGATGAGGCAGAGCGCGAGGAAGGTCCAGCCGAGCGACCACGTGGCCTTCTCGAGGAAGTCGGGCGCCTGCCGCGCGCCGAGGATCTGGGTCGTCTGGCCGCCGCTGGCGATACCGGCGAGCCCGCCGCCCTTGCCGCTCTGCAGCAGGACGGTGATGCCCATCAGGATGGCGATGATGAGGATCAGGACGATCAGGAAGTAGAACACGGCGTCGGTCGCGTGTGGAGGGTCGGAACGGCCAAACTAGCGCCCTGCACCGGGGCCGCCCACGCCGACGCCGCCCAACTCCTGTGAAGACGGCGTCACCCCTCCCGCCTCGGCGCCGAGGCGGGCTCAGTCGAGATCCCGCGCGTCGACCACAGCGGCCGCCAGGAGGAGCGCCACGCACGACTTGGCGTCCTCGATCTCGCCCCGCCGCGCCATCGCGGCGGCTTCGGCGAACGGCATCCGAAACGGCTCGACGAACTCGTCGTCGTCGACGTGCTCCTCCGTTCGCGACAGGCCCTCGGCGAGGAACAGGTGGATCGTCTCGTCGGAATAGCCGATCGCGGGGAACGTCTGCCCGAGGCGGGTCCACGCGGCGGCCTCGACGCCCGCCTCCTCCGCCAGCTCGCGCTTCGCCACGTCCAGCGCTTCCTCACCGTCGGAGTCGAACTTCCCGGCGGGGACCTCCCAGAACTCGCGCCCCGGGCCGAACCGGTACTGCCGCAGCAGGATCACCCGGCCCTCGTCGTCGATCGGCACGACGGCCGAGGCGCCCGGGTGTTTGATCCACTCTCGGCCGGAGGTCTCGCCGTTCGGCAGGCGGACCTCGTCTCGGCGGACGTCCAGCAGGACGCCGTCGTAGACCTGTTCGGAGCGGAGCGAGCGTTCGGTGAGGTCCATGCTAGAGCGAGCGGAGCGCCCGGCTGGCGGCGACTTTCAGGGGGTCGACGGCCGGCGCGACGGGGGGGTTGTAGACGAGGTCGAGGTCTTCGGCCAGCTCGCGGACGGTGCTGCCGCGGATGACGAGCGGGACGAGGACGTTGGCCCGGAGCGCGGCGCCCTCGGCCCCGACGACCTGGCCGCCGAGGATCCGGCCGGTCCGCCGCTCGACCACGAGGCGGACGTCGATGGGCGAGGCGCCCGGGAAGGCCTTCGTCCGGCTCACGTGCCGGATGTCGGTCGCGAACGCGTCGAGGCCGGCGCCTTTCGCGCGCTGCATCGACAGACCGACCGACCCGACCTCGACGCCGAACGCGCGGACGGCAACGGCGCCCGCGAACGGCCGGAATCGGTCGCTGCCGGGTTTCGCCACGTTGCGCGCCGCGACACGTGCGGTCCGCCGCGCCGTGGTGGCGAGGGGCCAGAGGACGCGGCGGCCGTCGGGGGCGCGGGGAATCTGGACGAGGTCGCCGCAGGCCCAGACGTGGCGGTGCGACGTCCGCATCTCGTCGTCGACCGTCACGCCGCCCATGTCGCCGAGCCGGAGGCCGGCCGCCTCGGCGAGCTCGGCGCGAGGCTCGACGCCGACCGACACGATCAGCATCTGGCACCCGACGATCTCGCCGCGGTCGGTGCGCACGGCGCGGACGCGGCCCCGGTCGTCGGTCAGCACCTCAGTCGCACGCTCCGGCCGAACGAGCACGCCGGCCCCGCGGACGGCTCGGTCCATGAGGTCACTCGCCTCGCACGCGACGGCGCCCCCAAGCACGCGGCCCTTCGGGTCGAGGATCGTCGCCCGGAGGCCGCGCTCGCGCATCGCCTCCGCCATCTCCAGCCCGATGTAGCCGCCCCCCGCGACCACGACGTGGCGGACGTCCTCGGTGTCGAGCCACCGTCGGATCTGCTCGGTGTCGACGAGGTCGCGGACCGTGAACACGCCTGCGGCCTCCTCCCCGTCGACGCCGAGGCGGCGGGCCCGGGCGCCGGTCGCGAGGACGAACCGGTCGAACGCCTCCTCCCTCGTGGACCCGAAGTCGAGCGCCTCGACCGTCAGCCGGCCGCGCGCGGGGTCAAGCGCGGTCACGCGGTGGCGGATGCGGACCTCGACCCCGCGCGTCCGCTCCATCTCCGCGGGCGAGACGACGACCAGGTCCACCGACGGGTCGATGACCCCGCCGATGAGGTACGGCATCTCGCAGGTCCCGACTGAGATGTTCGGCCCCTCCTCGAACAGGACGACCTCGGCGTCGGGTGCTCGGCGCTTGGCCTCGGCGGCGGCGGCCGGGCCCGCGGCGAGGCCTCCGATGATGGCGATCCGCATGGCTACCGCGGCTCGGGCCAGCGCACGCGTCGTCGGCAGGCGGGTCGTCTCGTCATGCGGTCGGTCCAGGGGGCGGGAGGTCCCGCGTGGGACCCGTCGGGCGGTGGCGGGTTTCGTCGGGGCTCAGGCCGAGGCCGGATCGAAGGCCTCGCCCCGCTCCTGGCTCTCGACGTCGAACGTCCGGTAGTCACACGTCAACTCCTCTCCCGCCGCGATGTCGCGGTTGGCGACGGTCTGCCCGTCGGGCTCGTCGCAGTTCGGGTGGTCGGAGTGGTTCATGAACTTGGCCGTGTCGCCGCAGAGGACGTAGCGGCCGTCGACGTCGAGGTAGGTCCAGGCGCGGAGCCTCGACTGGTACGGCTCCGGGAACGCCGCGAGGTCGTCCGCCTCGATGCGCCAGTCGACGCCCTCGGTGAACTCCCACAGGACGGTGCCAGCCGGGATCGGGTCGACGGCGAACACGCCCGTGCCGTGGATGGCGCTGGGCTTGAGCTGGGTTGGAATCAGAAACATGGTGGGGTGAGGAAAGGCGGCGGAACGTACTGCGCGCCAGCCGGCCGGCCCGCCCCGGCGACGCCCTATTTCGAGGCCCCCTCGGACCGCTCCAAGACGTACTGAAAAATGAGCGGGGCGACGATCGTGGCGTCGCTCTCGATGAGGAACCGCGGGGTGTCCTCCGCCAGCTTGCCCCAGGTGATCTTCTCGTTCGGGACCGCGCCGGAGTACGAGCCGTAGCTCGTGGTCGAGTCGGAGATCTGGGCGAAGTAGCTCCACAGCGGCGTCCGCCGGTCCATGTCCTGCTCCAGCATCGGGACGACGCAGATCGGGAAGTCGCCCGCGATGCCGCCCCCGATCTGGAAGAACCCGATGCCCGGTCCGTCACTGTTGTCCGTGTACCAGTCGGCGAGCCACGTCATGAACTCGATCCCGTGCTTGACGAGGTGAGGGCTCGACACGTCGCCCTGGAGCACGTGCGCGGCGAAGATGTTGCCCGTCGTCGAGTCCTCCCAGCCCGGCGTGACGATGGGCAGGTCGCGCTCGGCGGCGGCCGCGAGCCACGAGTCCTCGGGGTCGATCTGGTAGTGCTCCTCCAGGCGGCCGGACCGGAGGATCCGGTAGAGCACCTGGTGCGGGAAGAGGCGCTCGCCCTCGGCCTCCATCCGCCGCCACTCGTCGAGGAGCGCGTCTTCGAGACGCCGGAACGCCTCCTCCTCGGGGATGCACGTGTCCGTCACGCGGTTCATGCCCCGCTCGAGGAGGGCCTGCTCGTCGGCCGGCGTGAGGTCGCGCCAGTTCGGGATCCGCTCGTAGTGGTCGTGCGCCACGAGGTTGAACAGGTCCTCTTCGAGGTTGGCGCCCGTGCACGAGATGATGTCGACGTGGCCCCGTCGGATCATCTCGGCGAGCGACAGGCCCAGCTCGGCCGTGCTCATGGCGCCCGCGAGGGCGACGAGCATCTTGCCCCCGCCGTCGACGTGGGCCCGGTACCCCTCGGCGGCGTCGACGAGCGCGGCGGCGTTGAAGTGGCGGTAGTGGTGGCGGACGAAGTCCGAGATCGGGCGGCTCATAGGGAGGGGTGCGGGACCGTGCGAGGACTTGCCCGGGTGCCGACTCGTTCCGCCTCGGGCCCGAGGCGGGCGTGCGCGCGGCGGGATTCCCACAGACTTGGGCGCCGCGAAGGGCCGCGGGCGGGACCTTCCGCGCCTCCGATTCGTCGGCCCTTTTGCACGCCGTCCCCCACCCTGTGTCCGACCTCGCCCCCTCCCCCCTCTCCGACGCCGTCGAGGACCTCGACGCCCCCGACGCCTGGACGCCGGCCGACGCCGAGGCGCTGTATCACATGCCGGCCTGGGGCGAGGGCTTCTTCGGCGTCAACGACGACGGGAACGTCTGCGCCCGCCCCGACGCCGCGCGCGACGGCCACATCGACCTCGCGGCCGTCGTCGACGAAGTCGTCGCGGGCGGGCTCCCGCTCCCGGCCGTCATCCGCTTCCAGGACATCCTCGCGGCGCGCGTCCAGGCGCTGAACGCCGCGTTCCGACAGGCCGCCGAGGACGCCGAGTACGGCGGCGGCTACACGTCGGTCTACCCGGTCAAGGTGAACCAGCTCCGCGAGGTGGTCGACGAGATCGTCGAGGCGGGGCGGCCGTTCGGGAGCGGGATCGAGTGCGGCTCCAAGGCCGAGCTCGTCGCGACGCTCCCGCGGCTGGAGTCCGACGACATGCTGTGCCTCGTCAACGGCTACAAGGACGCGGCGATGCTCCGCCTCATCCTGACCTTCCAGCGACTCGGCCGAAAGGTGCTGCCGATCGTCGAGAAGGCGTCCGAGTTCGAGCAGATCTTGAAGCTCTCGGACGACGCGGGGCAGGCGCCGGCGTTCGGCGTCCGCGTCAAGCTGGCGGCCGTCGCGCCGGGGCCGTGGACGAAGTCGGGCGGGAGCCTCTCGAAGTTCGGCGTGAGCTTGCCCGAGTTGGTGGCGCTCGCGGACCGCCTGATCGAGGAGGGGCGGCCGGAGGCGCTCCGGCTCCTCCACTTCCACCTCGGCAGCCAGATCGGCGACGTCGCGGCCCTCAAGCACGCAGTCCGCGAGATCGCCCGCGTCTACGCCGGGCTCGTCCGGCGCGGGCTGACGCCCGAGTACCTCGACGTCGGCGGCGGGCTCGGCGTCAACTACGACGCGCTCCCGCTCGGCGCCGGCGCCGGCGGCGTCGACTACTCCGTCCAGGAGTATGCCAACGCCGTCGTCTACGCCGCCAAAGAGGTGTGCGACGCCGAGGGCGTGCCCGAGCCCCGCCTCGTGACCGAGAACGGCCGCGCCGTGACGGCCCACCACTCCGTCCTCGTGGTCGACGTCCTCGGCGCGACGCGCAAGCCGGACGTGGCCGACGACTTCGAGCTCCCGAAGGGCGCCCACCCGGTCGCAGGCGAGCTCGACGCGCTCCGCGAGACGGCGGCCTCGGCACGCGGATTGGGCGAGCTGCTGGAGGTGCTCCACGACGCGAACGAGTCGCGCGAGAAGGCCCACGCCCTCTTCCAGTACGGCTACCTCGACCTCGACGCCGCCGCCCTCGCTGAGCGCCTCTACTGGGCCGTCTGCCGCCTCATCCACGAGCGCGTCGAGGCGGCCGGACCGGAGTGGGCGCCGCCCGAGCTCGACGCCCTCGGCGACGCCCTCGCCGACCAGCTCCTGTGCGACTTCTCGGTGTTCCAGTCGCTCATGGACCACTGGGCCCTCGGCCAGCGCTTCCCCATCATGCCCATCGCCGGGCTCGACCAGGAACCCACGCGCCGCGCCCGACTCGTCGACATCACGTGCGACTCGGACGGCGAGATCGCCAAGTTCGTCGCGCCGGAGGGCGCGCGACGCGCGCTCGAAGTCCACGACCTCCCGACCGGTCCGCCGGACGAGCCGTACCGCCTCGGCGTGTTTCTGGTGGGGGCGTATCAGGACATCCTCGGCGACGCGCACAACCTGTTCGGTGGGGTCAGTGAGGCGCACGTGTACCTCGACGAGGACGAGCCCTCGGGCTACTACGTCGAGGAAACGATCCGCGGGACGACCGTCGAGGAGATGCTGGCGCGGGTCCAGTACTTCCCGTCCGACCTCCAGGCGCGCGTCCAGACGCTCCTCCGCGAGAAGGCCCGCGCGGGCGTGGTCCGCCCGAAGGAGGCCCAGGCCATCCTCGCCGACTACCGCGCGTTCTTCCCCCAGACGACGTACCTCGACCCGACGTGAGCTCGGAGTCCAAGGGTTCTCCTGCCGAACCCGAGACGCCGAATCCCGACCGCTGACCCCATGCCCGACACCGTTTCCCTCGGCCTCGTCCAGATGGCGATGTCGACCGACCGCGACGCCAACCTCGCCCGAGCGAAGGAGCTGGTCCGCGAGTGCGCCGCCGAAGGCGCGCAGGTCGTCTGCCTGCCCGAGTTGTTCCTCTCGCCGTACTTCTGCAAGACGGAGAGCACGGAGCCGTTCGGCTGGGCCGAGCCGATCCCCGGCCCGACGACGGAGGCGCTGGAGCCCCTGGCGAAGGAGCTCGACGTCGTGATCGTGGCGTCCCTGTTCGAGAAGCGCGCCCGGGGCCTCTACCACAACACGGCGGCCGTCATCGACGGGCCGCACGGGTATGCGGGCAAGTACCGGAAGATGCACATCCCGGACGACCCGCTCTACTACGAGAAGTACTACTTCGCGCCCGGCGACCTCGGGTTCAAGTCGTGGCGGACGACGCGCGGCGACCTCGGCGTGCTCGTCTGCTGGGACCAGTGGTACCCCGAGGCGGCCCGGGCCACGGCGCTCCAGGGCGCCGACGTCCTGTTCTACCCGACGGCCATCGGCTGGCACCCGAGCGAGAAGGACTCGCACGGGGACGCGCAGCGCGAGGCGTGGATCACCATCCAGCGGTCGCACGCCGTCGCCAACGGCGTCTACGTCGTCGCCGTCAACCGGACCGGGTTCGAGCCGGTGACGCTCGACGACCCCGACGCCGAGCGCGAGGGGCGCGGCATCCAGTTCTGGGGCTCGTCGTTCATCGTCGGGCCCGACGGCCAGATCCTCAGCCAGCTCGGCGAGGAGGACGAGGGCGTGCTCGTGGTCGAGGCCGACCTCGGCGCCATCGACGAGCAGCGCCACGGGTGGCCGTTCCTCCGGGACCGCCGTGTGGACGCCTACGGCGACATCGGCCAGCGCTACGGGAGCTGATGGCCGAGCGCACCCCGACGCTGGGCTCGCCGGCCGCCCGCGGCTTCCGCCGCCGCGCCGAGTGGGAGCCCCACGACTGCACGTGGCTCGTGTGGCCCCACTGCGAGGACACGTGGCCGGGCTACGTCCTCGACGAGCGCGTCGCGCCGTCGTACGTGGCCATGGTCGACGCCCTCCGCCTCGGCGAGACCGTGCGCGTGATCGTGCAGAGCGAGGACCACGCCGAGGAAGTCCGCCAGCGGCTGGCGGCGTCGGGCATCGCGGCGGTCCGCGAGTCGCCCGAGGCGGACGCGGCCGTGCGGCTCCACGTCTGGCCGACCGACGACGAGTGGATCCGCGACTTCGGCGCGCTCGTCGTGCGGAACGCGGCCGGCGACCGGCTCGCGACCGACTGGGTCTTCAACGCCTGGGGCGGGAAGTACGACCGGACGGAGCAGAACAACACGGTGCCGGTGCTCATGGCGGAGGCGCACTGCCTCGAACGGGAGCCGTACGACGTGGTGCTCGAAGGTGGGTCCGTCGACGTCAACGGCGCCGGGCTGGCGCTGACGACAGAGAGCTGCCTCCTCAACCCGAACCGGAACCCGGAGTTGAGCCGTGACGAGGTCGAGCAGTTGCTCCTCAACGGCCTGGGCATCCAGGAAACCATCTGGCTCGGCGACGGCATCGCCGGCGACGACACGGACGGCCACGTCGACGACTTCGCCCGGTTCGTCGGCGAGCGGACCGTCGTGGTGGCGCAGGAGCCGGATGCGGGCGACGTCAACCACGAGCCGCTGGAGGAGGCCGTCGGCCGGCTCCGCGCCTGGCGCGGGCGCGATGGCCGCGGCCTCGAGGTGGTCGAGCTCCCAATGCCGCCCGCGCTCTTCGAAGGCGACGAGCGGCTGCCGGCGAGCTACGCCAACTTCCTGATCGCCAACGCCGCCGTGCTGATGCCGTCGTTCGACGTCCCGCAGGACGACGCGGCGGCGGCCGTCCTGGAGCGCGTGACCGGCCGGCCCGTCGCGCGGATCCCGGCGCGGGCGCTCGTCTGGGGCCTCGGCGCGTGCCACTGCCTCAGCCAGGACGTGCCCGCGTAGTCCGGGCCGCGGCGTGACGGACCGCCGTCACTGCCGGGCACGACGTTGCCCGGCTGGCGTACGACCGCCCCCGCCTCGACGACATGACCGACGCCCTCGCCGACAAGCTCGCCCACCTCCCGACCCAGCCCGGCGTCTACCAGCACAAGGACGCCGACGGGACGGTCATCTACGTCGGGAAGGCCAAGAACCTCCGCAGCCGCGTCCGGAGCTACTTCCAGGAGGGCCGCCCGCGCGAGGCCAAGACGGAGGCGCTCGTCAAGAAGATCGCCGACGTCGAGGTCATCGTGACCGACACCGAGGCGGAGTCGCTCCTCCTCGAGGACAACCTCATCAAGCGGCTCAAGCCCCGCTACAACGTCCTGCTGAAGGACGACAAGAGCTACCCCTTCATCTGCGTCAAGAACGAGCGGTTCCCTCGCGTCTTCCCCACCCGGAAGGTGCGGAAGGACGGCTCGCTCTACTTCGGCCCGTACACGGACGCGAAGGCCATGAAGCTGGTGCTCAAGACGATCAAGGACCTGTTCAAGCTGCGGTCGTGCTCGCTCAACCTCAACCCGGCGGCCATCGAGGCGGGCAAGTACCAGCCCTGCCTCGACTACCACATCCAGCGGTGCGCCGCGCCGTGCGTCGGGTACGAGACCGAGGCGCACTACAACGGCACCATCGAGCAGATCAAGACGCTCCTCAACGGCAAGACGCGCGAGCTCACGGACCTCTTGAAGGACGAGATGCAGCGGCTCGCGGCCGAGAAGAAGTTCGAGGAGGCCGCCGAGTACCGCGACCGGCTCCGCGCGATCGAGACGTACGCCCAGAAGCAGAAGGTCGTGACCGACCCCGAGGTCGACCGCGACCTGTTCGCGCTCGCCCTCGACCGCGAGG
This sequence is a window from Rubrivirga marina. Protein-coding genes within it:
- a CDS encoding carbon-nitrogen hydrolase, whose protein sequence is MPDTVSLGLVQMAMSTDRDANLARAKELVRECAAEGAQVVCLPELFLSPYFCKTESTEPFGWAEPIPGPTTEALEPLAKELDVVIVASLFEKRARGLYHNTAAVIDGPHGYAGKYRKMHIPDDPLYYEKYYFAPGDLGFKSWRTTRGDLGVLVCWDQWYPEAARATALQGADVLFYPTAIGWHPSEKDSHGDAQREAWITIQRSHAVANGVYVVAVNRTGFEPVTLDDPDAEREGRGIQFWGSSFIVGPDGQILSQLGEEDEGVLVVEADLGAIDEQRHGWPFLRDRRVDAYGDIGQRYGS
- a CDS encoding SET domain-containing protein, which encodes MFLIPTQLKPSAIHGTGVFAVDPIPAGTVLWEFTEGVDWRIEADDLAAFPEPYQSRLRAWTYLDVDGRYVLCGDTAKFMNHSDHPNCDEPDGQTVANRDIAAGEELTCDYRTFDVESQERGEAFDPASA
- a CDS encoding zinc ribbon domain-containing protein, with the translated sequence MATDTTTIEDQLRALVRLQIIDTKIDQLTKLRGDLPEEIQDLEDERAGLNTRLNKIDQDKKEAEVQKKKLKLDIAESEGLIRKYEEQQLQVRNNREYDALTKEIEAHRQRIQTAYEEIERYDNLDENTAETVEGADDTLKELEARIAEKRVELDRVVEETKTEQDQYEEQRAEAAEAIDERYLRAYERLRTRVRDGRAVVPIERGAAAGFMIPPQRQVEVRQRDRIIVSEHDGRIVVDEALFDEVSAEA
- a CDS encoding FAD-dependent oxidoreductase encodes the protein MRIAIIGGLAAGPAAAAEAKRRAPDAEVVLFEEGPNISVGTCEMPYLIGGVIDPSVDLVVVSPAEMERTRGVEVRIRHRVTALDPARGRLTVEALDFGSTREEAFDRFVLATGARARRLGVDGEEAAGVFTVRDLVDTEQIRRWLDTEDVRHVVVAGGGYIGLEMAEAMRERGLRATILDPKGRVLGGAVACEASDLMDRAVRGAGVLVRPERATEVLTDDRGRVRAVRTDRGEIVGCQMLIVSVGVEPRAELAEAAGLRLGDMGGVTVDDEMRTSHRHVWACGDLVQIPRAPDGRRVLWPLATTARRTARVAARNVAKPGSDRFRPFAGAVAVRAFGVEVGSVGLSMQRAKGAGLDAFATDIRHVSRTKAFPGASPIDVRLVVERRTGRILGGQVVGAEGAALRANVLVPLVIRGSTVRELAEDLDLVYNPPVAPAVDPLKVAASRALRSL
- a CDS encoding deoxyhypusine synthase family protein, with product MSRPISDFVRHHYRHFNAAALVDAAEGYRAHVDGGGKMLVALAGAMSTAELGLSLAEMIRRGHVDIISCTGANLEEDLFNLVAHDHYERIPNWRDLTPADEQALLERGMNRVTDTCIPEEEAFRRLEDALLDEWRRMEAEGERLFPHQVLYRILRSGRLEEHYQIDPEDSWLAAAAERDLPIVTPGWEDSTTGNIFAAHVLQGDVSSPHLVKHGIEFMTWLADWYTDNSDGPGIGFFQIGGGIAGDFPICVVPMLEQDMDRRTPLWSYFAQISDSTTSYGSYSGAVPNEKITWGKLAEDTPRFLIESDATIVAPLIFQYVLERSEGASK
- the speA gene encoding biosynthetic arginine decarboxylase → MSDLAPSPLSDAVEDLDAPDAWTPADAEALYHMPAWGEGFFGVNDDGNVCARPDAARDGHIDLAAVVDEVVAGGLPLPAVIRFQDILAARVQALNAAFRQAAEDAEYGGGYTSVYPVKVNQLREVVDEIVEAGRPFGSGIECGSKAELVATLPRLESDDMLCLVNGYKDAAMLRLILTFQRLGRKVLPIVEKASEFEQILKLSDDAGQAPAFGVRVKLAAVAPGPWTKSGGSLSKFGVSLPELVALADRLIEEGRPEALRLLHFHLGSQIGDVAALKHAVREIARVYAGLVRRGLTPEYLDVGGGLGVNYDALPLGAGAGGVDYSVQEYANAVVYAAKEVCDAEGVPEPRLVTENGRAVTAHHSVLVVDVLGATRKPDVADDFELPKGAHPVAGELDALRETAASARGLGELLEVLHDANESREKAHALFQYGYLDLDAAALAERLYWAVCRLIHERVEAAGPEWAPPELDALGDALADQLLCDFSVFQSLMDHWALGQRFPIMPIAGLDQEPTRRARLVDITCDSDGEIAKFVAPEGARRALEVHDLPTGPPDEPYRLGVFLVGAYQDILGDAHNLFGGVSEAHVYLDEDEPSGYYVEETIRGTTVEEMLARVQYFPSDLQARVQTLLREKARAGVVRPKEAQAILADYRAFFPQTTYLDPT
- a CDS encoding agmatine deiminase family protein — its product is MAERTPTLGSPAARGFRRRAEWEPHDCTWLVWPHCEDTWPGYVLDERVAPSYVAMVDALRLGETVRVIVQSEDHAEEVRQRLAASGIAAVRESPEADAAVRLHVWPTDDEWIRDFGALVVRNAAGDRLATDWVFNAWGGKYDRTEQNNTVPVLMAEAHCLEREPYDVVLEGGSVDVNGAGLALTTESCLLNPNRNPELSRDEVEQLLLNGLGIQETIWLGDGIAGDDTDGHVDDFARFVGERTVVVAQEPDAGDVNHEPLEEAVGRLRAWRGRDGRGLEVVELPMPPALFEGDERLPASYANFLIANAAVLMPSFDVPQDDAAAAVLERVTGRPVARIPARALVWGLGACHCLSQDVPA
- a CDS encoding NUDIX domain-containing protein — translated: MDLTERSLRSEQVYDGVLLDVRRDEVRLPNGETSGREWIKHPGASAVVPIDDEGRVILLRQYRFGPGREFWEVPAGKFDSDGEEALDVAKRELAEEAGVEAAAWTRLGQTFPAIGYSDETIHLFLAEGLSRTEEHVDDDEFVEPFRMPFAEAAAMARRGEIEDAKSCVALLLAAAVVDARDLD
- the secG gene encoding preprotein translocase subunit SecG, whose translation is MFYFLIVLILIIAILMGITVLLQSGKGGGLAGIASGGQTTQILGARQAPDFLEKATWSLGWTFLALCLITTFFIPRAGGGGSILQERAGELPSAAPAPIEAPAQGGELPTANPATPTAPDVPPTQE